The Diorhabda sublineata isolate icDioSubl1.1 chromosome 6, icDioSubl1.1, whole genome shotgun sequence genome includes a window with the following:
- the LOC130445188 gene encoding myrosinase 1-like gives MEKEVTEDLWRLRLEDVGELISYFPDDKYISLRKLGKKLASAHFKNNGKFPKHFIFGASTSAYQIEGAWNVDGKGESIWDHFVHQKPSRIFDNSTGDVACDSYHKYEEDVGLAANLGISLYRFSISWSRVLPTGYSNVINERGLQYYKNLVKEIRSRNMIPAATIYHFDLPQKLFEDGIDWRNPKLINHFENYARIIIRSLPEVGVWFTINEPRQICLGGYGIGFLAPAIDGDFQYQCNYVLLKAHAAVYHMYKTEFPHYKAEMGLVVDCDWMEPKSNSSADKAAAERQLQFECGMYFHPIYSGDWPDIVKQRVYSRSIKTNITKPRLPVFTQEEIVYIKGTHDFLGINHYYTSLTQDEAEAPYNESSYAADLRVADSFDPSWLDQSNGYFTVPFGVYKILKWLKQEYDNPKILITEIGMTDDGTNLNDEARIDFYKDYFCYILEAIQEGVDVRLISFWSLIDTFEWLFGYSAHFGLYHTNFTDPNRTRTPKKSVQFVQNLTKSMKLNCKNRTPRRHRLKIPPLLKYFVTRQKPFKHLL, from the exons ATGGAAAAGGAAGTAACAGAAGACCTATGGCGGTTGAGATTGGAAGACGTCGGAGAACTGATCagttatttcccagacgataaatacataagtcttcgaaagctcggaaaaaa attAGCTTCAGCACATTTTAAAAACAACGGAAAATTTCCGAAACACTTTATCTTTGGTGCGTCTACTTCGGCTTATCAGATTGAAGGAGCCTGGAACGTCGATGGTAAGGGTGAAAGTATTTGGGATCATTTTGTTCATCAAAAACCTTCTCGAATATTCGACAATAGCACGGGAGACGTTGCGTGTGACTCATACCACAAATATGAAGAAGATGTTGGTCTTGCAGCTAACTTGGGTATTTCACTTTATAGATTTTCCATCTCCTGGTCTAG GGTTCTTCCTACAGGATATTCGAATGTAATTAATGAAAGAGGTTTACAGTATTACAAGAATTTGGTTAAAGAAATACGTTCTCGTAATATGATTCCAGCAGCGACCATATATCATTTTGACCTTCCACAAAAACTCTTCGAAGATGGCATTGATTGGAGAAATCCTAAATTGATAAATCATTTCGAAAATTACGCTAGAATAATAATTCGAAGTCTACCTGAAGTAGGAGTCTGGTTTACCATAAATGAACCAAGGCAAATATGTTTAGGTGGCTACGGTATAGGATTCTTAGCACCTGCTATTGATGGTGATTTTCAATATCAATGCAATTACGTACTTCTCAAAGCTCATGCTGCTGTTTATCATATGTATAAAACCGAGTTTCCACATTATAAAG CTGAAATGGGTTTAGTGGTAGATTGCGATTGGATGGAACCCAAATCTAATTCTTCAGCTGATAAGGCAGCGGCGGAGAGGCAACTGCAATTTGAA TGTGGTATGTATTTCCATCCAATTTATAGTGGTGATTGGCCAGATATTGTGAAGCAACGGGTATATAGTCGaagtatcaaaacaaatatcacaAAACCTAGACTTCCCGTATTTACTCAAGAAGAAATTGTTTACATCAAAGGAACTCATGATTTTTTGGGaattaatcattattatacttcATTGACTCAAGATGAAGCGGAAGCACCCTATAATGAGAGTAGCTACGCTGCCGATCTACGTGTTGCCGATTCTTTTGATCCTTCTTGGTTAGATCAATCGAATGGATATTTT ACTGTCCCTTTCGGTGTATATAAAATACTTAAGTGGCTAAAACAAGAATACGACAAtcctaaaattttaattacagaAATTGGAATGACTGACGATGGAACCAATTTAAACGATGAAGCTAGAATTGATTTTTACAAG gattatttttgttatatattggAAGCAATCCAAGAAGGTGTTGATGTCCGATTAATATCGTTTTGGAGTCTAATTGACACCTTTGAATGGTTATTCGGTTATAG TGCCCATTTTGGATTGTACCATACAAATTTCACTGATCCAAATAGAACAAGAACTCCAAAGAAATCGGTACAGTTCGTCCAAAACCTTACGAAATCGATGAAATTGAATTGTAAGAATAGAACGCCAAGACGACATAGACTCAAAATACCACCTCTATTAAAATACTTTGTAACACGTCAAAAGCCATTTAAGCATCTCTTATAA